A stretch of Microbacterium sp. 4R-513 DNA encodes these proteins:
- a CDS encoding cyclase family protein, whose amino-acid sequence MPDYRAHFDFQISFANGGELAGTGFRLDLPSADLDEAAIGRLLVQHLGLALVDRVELRGLRIVEEPHRGSRGVASGTVTDAATRVVDLSHRIRAGLVTYPGLPAPTITPHLTREDSRARYAPGTEFAMDVIHMIGNTGTYLDSPFHRYADGADLAGLDLSTLVGLRAEVFHLEDAWTPEHRGIRAETLLDRDVRGAAVLLHTGWDRWFGRPEYGKGSPFLTEEGTRHLIDAGAVLVGIDALNIDDTESGGERPAHSLLLDAGIHVVEHLTNLGSLPPSGARFTAAPPAVEGFGTFPVRAFAELPA is encoded by the coding sequence ATGCCCGACTACCGAGCCCACTTCGACTTCCAGATCTCGTTCGCGAACGGCGGCGAGCTCGCCGGCACCGGGTTCCGCCTGGATCTGCCGTCGGCCGACCTCGACGAGGCGGCCATCGGCCGGCTGCTCGTGCAGCACCTCGGCCTCGCCCTCGTCGACCGCGTCGAGCTGCGCGGCCTCCGCATCGTCGAGGAGCCCCACCGCGGCAGCCGCGGGGTGGCGTCCGGGACGGTGACGGATGCCGCGACCCGCGTCGTCGACCTGAGCCACCGCATCCGGGCCGGGCTCGTCACCTACCCGGGGTTACCCGCACCAACCATCACGCCGCACCTGACGCGCGAGGATTCCCGGGCGCGCTACGCGCCGGGCACGGAGTTCGCGATGGACGTCATCCACATGATCGGCAACACGGGCACCTACCTCGACTCGCCCTTCCACCGCTACGCGGACGGAGCCGACCTCGCCGGCCTCGACCTCTCGACGCTCGTCGGGCTGCGCGCCGAGGTCTTCCACCTCGAGGATGCCTGGACTCCGGAGCATCGGGGCATCCGCGCCGAGACCCTGCTCGACCGCGATGTGCGAGGCGCCGCCGTGCTGCTCCACACGGGGTGGGACCGCTGGTTCGGCCGGCCCGAGTACGGCAAGGGCTCGCCGTTCCTGACGGAGGAGGGAACCAGGCACCTCATCGATGCGGGCGCCGTGCTCGTCGGCATCGACGCGCTGAACATCGACGACACCGAGTCGGGCGGCGAGCGTCCGGCTCATTCACTGCTGCTGGATGCCGGCATCCACGTCGTCGAGCACCTCACGAACCTCGGCTCCCTCCCGCCGAGCGGCGCCCGGTTCACGGCGGCGCCGCCCGCCGTCGAGGGGTTCGGCACGTTCCCCGTGCGGGCCTTCGCCGAACTGCCCGCGTAG
- a CDS encoding SDR family oxidoreductase, translating to MTKTQEFFPRRAIVTASDSGIGQATALALADAGLDVGITWHSDEEGAQRTADGVRDRGRNAFVAQFDATKLEEVPGVVDSLVDHLGGLDVFVNNAGGGSGGPFLEMSVDDWRQVVSLNLDGAFVALQAAARQMVEAGAGGRLIAITSVHEHQPRVTSAAYVAAKHGLGGLLKTMAQELGEHDITVNAVAPGEIATPLTSQEPEDAERTHRPGVPLGRPGKPEEIANVVAFLASPRASFVTGASWVVDGGMLQMGPQAGSHLENDDWRKG from the coding sequence ATGACCAAGACGCAGGAGTTCTTCCCCCGACGTGCGATCGTGACGGCCTCGGACTCGGGCATCGGGCAGGCGACGGCACTCGCCCTCGCCGATGCCGGCCTCGACGTCGGCATCACGTGGCACAGCGACGAGGAGGGCGCGCAGCGCACCGCCGACGGCGTGCGGGACCGCGGCCGCAACGCGTTCGTCGCCCAGTTCGACGCGACCAAGCTCGAGGAGGTGCCGGGCGTCGTCGACTCGCTCGTCGACCACCTCGGCGGACTCGACGTCTTCGTGAACAACGCCGGCGGAGGCTCCGGCGGACCCTTCCTCGAGATGTCGGTCGACGACTGGCGGCAGGTCGTGTCGCTCAACCTCGACGGGGCGTTCGTCGCGCTGCAGGCGGCTGCCCGGCAGATGGTCGAGGCGGGAGCGGGGGGTCGCCTCATCGCGATCACGAGCGTGCACGAGCATCAGCCCCGGGTGACCTCCGCTGCGTACGTCGCCGCGAAGCACGGCCTCGGCGGCCTGCTCAAGACGATGGCGCAGGAGCTCGGCGAGCACGACATCACGGTCAACGCCGTGGCGCCGGGCGAGATCGCCACGCCGCTGACGAGCCAGGAACCGGAGGATGCCGAACGCACCCACCGACCGGGTGTGCCGCTCGGCCGCCCCGGCAAGCCGGAGGAGATCGCGAACGTCGTCGCCTTCCTCGCCTCGCCTCGCGCGAGCTTCGTCACCGGCGCGAGCTGGGTGGTCGACGGCGGGATGCTGCAGATGGGCCCGCAGGCCGGCTCCCACCTCGAGAACGACGACTGGCGCAAGGGCTGA
- a CDS encoding peptide MFS transporter has protein sequence MDAAGTTGPRNDDTRFFGQPWPLWHIFGVEMWERFSFYGMQGILLLYMYYSVAQGGLGIDQATATGIVGAYGGTVYLCTILGAWLADRLFGSERVLFWSAVVIMAGHIGLALLPSVWGLGVGLILVAIGSGGLKANATAVVGTLYRAGDTRRDAGFSIFYLGINLGAFLGPLVTGFLQTNYGFHWGFGAAAVGMAIGLIQYSFGRKELPASASFVANPLPRKRYGAVIGIALAGLAVIVALVLLGVIRADNLAGVVIIVTLLAAVAYFFVITSSKANSSDERSRVLGFIPLFIVNVGFWSLYQQQFTVLTIYSDQRLNRSIFGWEMPVSWVNSINPIFVIILSGVFAAVWTRLGTRQPSAPVKFSLGAIIMGLAFLLFLPWANGAPNSTPLLAIVLILFVFTIAEMFISPPGLSVTTKLAPERFHTQMVALYFLSVALGTSIAGWLAQFYNPDDEVPYFTILGGIAIVLGIALWLSVKPVLKLMRGVR, from the coding sequence ATGGATGCCGCCGGCACGACCGGTCCGCGGAACGACGACACGCGATTCTTCGGGCAGCCGTGGCCGCTGTGGCACATCTTCGGCGTGGAGATGTGGGAGCGGTTCAGCTTCTACGGCATGCAGGGGATCCTGCTGCTCTACATGTACTACTCGGTCGCGCAGGGCGGCCTCGGCATCGACCAGGCGACCGCGACGGGCATCGTCGGCGCCTACGGCGGCACGGTCTATCTCTGCACGATCCTCGGGGCGTGGCTCGCGGACCGGCTCTTCGGGTCGGAGCGCGTGCTGTTCTGGAGCGCCGTCGTCATCATGGCGGGCCACATCGGGCTCGCGCTCCTGCCGAGCGTGTGGGGACTGGGCGTCGGGCTCATCCTCGTCGCGATCGGCTCGGGCGGTCTGAAGGCCAACGCGACGGCCGTCGTCGGAACGCTCTACCGCGCGGGTGACACGCGCCGGGATGCCGGCTTCTCGATCTTCTACCTCGGCATCAACCTCGGCGCGTTCCTGGGCCCGCTGGTGACAGGGTTCCTGCAGACGAACTACGGGTTCCACTGGGGCTTCGGCGCTGCCGCCGTCGGCATGGCGATCGGCCTCATCCAGTACTCGTTCGGGCGCAAGGAGCTGCCGGCATCCGCGAGCTTCGTCGCCAATCCGCTCCCGCGCAAGCGCTACGGCGCAGTCATCGGCATCGCACTCGCGGGCCTCGCCGTGATCGTCGCCCTGGTGCTGCTCGGGGTCATCCGGGCCGACAACCTGGCGGGCGTCGTCATCATCGTCACGCTTCTCGCCGCCGTCGCGTACTTCTTCGTCATCACCTCGTCGAAGGCGAACTCGTCGGACGAACGGTCGAGGGTGCTCGGGTTCATCCCGCTCTTCATCGTCAACGTGGGGTTCTGGTCGCTGTATCAGCAGCAGTTCACGGTGCTGACGATCTACTCGGATCAGCGCCTCAACCGCAGCATCTTCGGCTGGGAGATGCCGGTCTCGTGGGTGAACTCGATCAACCCGATCTTCGTCATCATCCTCTCGGGCGTCTTCGCCGCGGTCTGGACGCGGCTCGGCACACGCCAGCCCTCGGCGCCGGTGAAGTTCTCGCTCGGTGCGATCATCATGGGCCTGGCTTTCCTGCTGTTCCTGCCGTGGGCCAACGGCGCGCCGAACTCGACCCCGCTCCTCGCGATCGTGCTCATCCTCTTCGTCTTCACGATCGCCGAGATGTTCATCTCGCCCCCAGGCCTCTCGGTGACGACGAAGCTCGCGCCCGAGCGATTCCACACGCAGATGGTCGCCCTGTACTTCCTGTCGGTCGCGCTCGGCACGTCGATCGCCGGCTGGCTCGCGCAGTTCTACAACCCCGACGACGAGGTCCCGTACTTCACGATCCTCGGCGGCATCGCGATCGTGCTCGGCATCGCCCTCTGGCTCTCGGTCAAGCCCGTGCTCAAGCTCATGCGCGGGGTGCGCTGA
- a CDS encoding glucose 1-dehydrogenase produces the protein MDGSPLAPARLFSCEGQVAIVTGAATGIGRATAEALAAAGAKVVVAGLPSSGPEAAASELRAQGLEAVGFAGDVTDASFLAALVGMTVERFGRIDTVVANAGIALDEPGAEDSAERLDRMFDLHVRSVARLAEVTLPLIAEGGGGSFIVMSSIAGLRGNRVLAGYGVTKAANAQLARNLAVQWGSRGIRANAISPGVVATDFARPITDDPAAAPARLAKTPLGRFGTPAEVAGAVVWLASPAGAFVSGQNIVIDGGTLVSD, from the coding sequence ATGGACGGCTCCCCGCTCGCGCCCGCGCGGCTCTTCTCGTGCGAGGGCCAGGTTGCGATCGTGACCGGCGCGGCGACGGGCATCGGACGCGCGACCGCCGAGGCGCTCGCCGCCGCCGGCGCGAAGGTCGTGGTCGCGGGGCTTCCGTCTTCCGGCCCTGAGGCCGCCGCGAGCGAGCTGCGCGCGCAGGGCCTCGAGGCCGTCGGCTTCGCGGGCGACGTGACGGATGCCTCGTTCCTCGCCGCCCTCGTCGGCATGACCGTCGAACGGTTCGGCCGCATCGACACGGTCGTCGCGAACGCCGGGATCGCGCTCGACGAGCCCGGCGCCGAAGACTCGGCCGAGCGGCTCGACAGGATGTTCGACCTGCACGTGCGGTCCGTTGCGCGGCTCGCCGAGGTGACGCTCCCTCTCATCGCCGAGGGTGGCGGCGGGAGCTTCATCGTCATGTCGAGCATCGCCGGGCTCCGCGGCAACCGCGTGCTGGCGGGCTACGGGGTCACGAAGGCGGCCAACGCACAGCTCGCGCGCAACCTCGCGGTGCAGTGGGGCTCCCGCGGCATCCGGGCCAACGCCATCTCGCCGGGCGTCGTCGCAACGGACTTCGCCCGGCCGATCACCGACGACCCGGCCGCCGCTCCCGCGCGCCTGGCCAAGACGCCGCTCGGCCGCTTCGGCACGCCCGCCGAGGTCGCGGGTGCCGTGGTGTGGCTGGCCTCTCCAGCGGGAGCGTTCGTCTCGGGCCAGAACATCGTCATCGACGGCGGAACCCTGGTCTCGGACTGA
- a CDS encoding MFS transporter, giving the protein MPSQGAIVAVLAIAGLASSFMFTLVVPIQSKLPELLDASREDTAWVVTSTLLAAAVLTPISGRLGDMYGKRRIVLVLLVIMVIGSVIAALSPGIVGIIVGRTLQGAIVGVVPLGISILRDVLHENRVDSAIALISATLGVGGALGLPISAFITERADWHVLFWVAAGLGVIVFWLVLWIVPVSVLRTAGRFDFVGAAGLTVGLLGLLLAISRGDEWGWTSTPTLVLGLGGLIVLLAWGWFELRIDAPLLDLRVAARRPVLLTNLASVAMGFSLFASNVAYPQMLELPAVAGGFGLSLLAASFVVMPAGIVMMVLSPFSGRLARTVGPKLLLVLGAISLIVAYGFTLLFSAEVWQLVVANFLIGAGIGFGYAAMPMLIMRSVPQSETGASNGLNALFRSLGTSTAAAVIGAVLATFVVDVDGMPAPTPTAFTLSFVLGGIAAVIALVVALFIPRRHAAEERHPSLRE; this is encoded by the coding sequence ATGCCAAGCCAGGGCGCGATCGTCGCCGTGCTCGCGATCGCGGGCCTCGCCTCGTCGTTCATGTTCACGCTCGTCGTGCCCATCCAGTCGAAGCTCCCCGAGCTGCTCGACGCGAGTCGCGAAGACACGGCGTGGGTCGTCACCTCGACGCTGCTCGCGGCCGCCGTGCTGACGCCCATCTCGGGCCGCCTCGGCGACATGTACGGCAAGCGGCGCATCGTGCTCGTGCTCCTCGTGATCATGGTGATCGGGTCGGTCATCGCCGCGCTGTCGCCGGGGATCGTCGGCATCATCGTCGGCCGCACCCTGCAGGGCGCGATCGTCGGCGTCGTCCCGCTCGGCATCTCGATCCTGCGCGACGTGCTGCACGAGAACCGGGTCGACTCGGCCATCGCGCTCATCAGCGCGACCCTCGGCGTGGGCGGCGCGCTCGGGCTGCCGATCAGCGCGTTCATCACCGAGCGGGCCGATTGGCACGTGCTCTTCTGGGTCGCCGCGGGGCTCGGGGTCATCGTCTTCTGGCTGGTCCTGTGGATCGTGCCCGTGAGCGTGCTGCGGACGGCCGGACGCTTCGACTTCGTCGGCGCGGCGGGGCTCACGGTCGGACTGCTGGGACTGCTCCTCGCGATCTCGCGCGGCGACGAGTGGGGCTGGACCTCGACCCCCACCCTCGTGCTCGGCCTCGGCGGGCTCATCGTGCTGCTCGCGTGGGGCTGGTTCGAACTGCGCATCGACGCGCCGCTCCTCGACCTGCGGGTCGCGGCGCGGCGGCCGGTGCTGCTGACCAATCTCGCGTCCGTCGCGATGGGGTTCTCGCTCTTCGCGTCGAACGTCGCGTACCCGCAGATGCTGGAGCTCCCGGCCGTCGCGGGCGGCTTCGGGCTGTCGCTGCTCGCCGCGAGCTTTGTCGTGATGCCCGCCGGCATCGTCATGATGGTGCTCTCACCGTTCTCCGGTCGCCTCGCGCGCACCGTCGGGCCGAAACTCCTCCTCGTGCTCGGCGCCATCTCGCTCATCGTCGCCTACGGCTTCACGCTCCTGTTCTCGGCGGAGGTGTGGCAGCTCGTCGTCGCGAACTTCCTCATCGGCGCGGGGATCGGCTTCGGCTACGCCGCCATGCCGATGCTCATCATGCGTTCGGTGCCGCAGTCCGAGACGGGCGCCTCGAACGGGCTCAACGCCCTGTTCCGCTCGCTCGGCACGAGCACGGCCGCCGCCGTCATCGGCGCGGTCCTCGCGACATTCGTCGTGGACGTGGACGGGATGCCGGCACCCACCCCGACGGCGTTCACGCTGTCGTTCGTGCTCGGCGGCATCGCCGCCGTCATCGCCCTCGTCGTGGCGCTCTTCATCCCGCGTCGGCACGCGGCCGAGGAGAGGCATCCGTCGCTTCGCGAGTGA
- the menC gene encoding o-succinylbenzoate synthase: protein MPIARPAASVALEGFELRVLHLPLVSPFTTSFGTETVREVIVVRAMTADGEGWGEIVTQDAPLYSSEYTQGAWDVATRFLIPALLRRGTVAPHEVAGILEPFIGHRMAKAGLELALLDAALRLEGRSLGDHLGAVRDRVPSGVSVGIQRDPAALVETVRGYLDEGYVRIKIKIKPGRDVDDTAAVRDAFGGIPLQVDANSAYTLADAGTLAELDRFDLLLIEQPLQEDDIVDHATLAKQLRTPVCLDESIVSAKAAADAIALGSASVINIKAGRVGGYLEAVRVHDLCRDASVPVWCGGMLETGIGRAANAALAALPGFTLPGDVSASSRFYRRDIVTEPAVLEDGHVRVPTGPGLGVEIDPVALDEVTVEKVVVRS, encoded by the coding sequence ATGCCCATCGCCCGGCCTGCGGCATCCGTCGCCCTCGAGGGATTCGAGCTGCGCGTGCTGCACCTGCCGCTCGTCTCACCCTTCACCACCTCGTTCGGGACCGAGACGGTGCGCGAGGTGATCGTCGTCCGCGCAATGACGGCCGACGGCGAGGGGTGGGGCGAGATCGTCACGCAGGACGCGCCCCTCTACTCGAGCGAATACACGCAGGGAGCGTGGGATGTCGCGACTCGCTTCCTCATCCCGGCGCTGCTCCGCCGCGGCACAGTGGCGCCGCACGAGGTGGCCGGCATACTCGAGCCCTTCATCGGCCATCGCATGGCCAAGGCCGGTCTCGAGCTCGCGCTGCTCGATGCGGCGCTCCGCCTGGAGGGTCGATCGCTCGGAGACCACCTCGGAGCGGTGCGCGACCGGGTGCCGAGCGGCGTGAGCGTCGGCATCCAGCGCGATCCCGCCGCCCTCGTCGAGACGGTCCGGGGCTACCTCGACGAGGGGTACGTGCGGATCAAGATCAAGATCAAGCCCGGCCGCGATGTCGACGACACGGCGGCGGTGCGCGACGCGTTCGGCGGCATCCCGCTGCAGGTCGATGCGAACTCCGCCTACACGCTGGCCGACGCCGGCACCCTCGCCGAGCTCGACCGGTTCGACCTCCTGCTCATCGAGCAGCCGCTGCAGGAGGACGACATCGTCGACCACGCGACGCTCGCGAAGCAGCTCAGAACCCCTGTGTGCCTGGACGAGTCGATCGTGTCGGCCAAGGCCGCGGCCGACGCGATCGCGCTGGGCTCGGCATCCGTCATCAACATCAAGGCCGGCCGCGTCGGCGGCTATCTCGAAGCCGTTCGCGTGCACGATCTGTGCCGGGATGCCTCGGTGCCCGTGTGGTGCGGAGGCATGCTCGAGACCGGAATCGGCCGCGCCGCCAATGCCGCCCTCGCCGCCCTTCCCGGCTTCACGCTCCCCGGAGACGTCTCGGCGTCGAGCCGCTTCTACCGGCGCGACATCGTGACCGAGCCCGCGGTGCTCGAGGACGGGCATGTGCGTGTTCCGACCGGCCCCGGGCTCGGCGTCGAGATCGACCCCGTGGCCCTCGACGAGGTCACGGTCGAGAAGGTCGTCGTCCGGTCATGA
- a CDS encoding isocitrate lyase/phosphoenolpyruvate mutase family protein, with protein MTLKENADRLLSLHEDAKLLTLVNVWDPISAKVVAADPATQAIATASHSIAASFGYEDGEHIPLDLHLDAIDRIVQATDLPVTADLEAGYGDVGETIRRAIGVGVVGANIEDQLKPLDEAVRGVEAALSAGEAEGIRFVLNARTDAFVRGADRTPEQNLEDAVTRGQAYLAAGAPVVFVPGRLDESQVRTLVDAFGPRKLSVIAVPGSLPLAQLEELGVARVSYGPFPQRVALTALQSLVRDVHAGGGIPEGTQPLN; from the coding sequence ATGACACTCAAGGAGAACGCCGACCGCCTGCTCTCGCTGCACGAGGACGCGAAGCTGCTGACACTCGTCAACGTGTGGGACCCGATCTCGGCGAAGGTCGTGGCCGCCGACCCCGCGACCCAGGCCATTGCGACGGCGAGCCACTCGATCGCGGCGAGCTTCGGCTACGAGGACGGGGAGCACATCCCGCTCGACCTGCACCTCGACGCGATCGATCGGATCGTGCAGGCCACAGACCTCCCCGTCACGGCCGATCTCGAGGCCGGGTACGGCGACGTCGGCGAGACGATCCGCCGGGCCATCGGCGTCGGGGTCGTCGGGGCCAACATCGAGGACCAGCTGAAGCCGCTCGACGAGGCCGTGCGCGGCGTCGAGGCGGCGCTCTCCGCCGGTGAGGCCGAGGGCATCCGGTTCGTGCTCAATGCCCGGACGGACGCCTTCGTGCGCGGGGCGGACCGCACCCCCGAGCAGAACCTCGAAGATGCCGTGACCCGCGGGCAGGCCTACCTCGCGGCCGGTGCGCCGGTGGTGTTCGTTCCCGGCCGCCTCGACGAGTCGCAGGTGCGCACCCTCGTGGACGCCTTCGGACCCCGCAAGCTCTCGGTCATCGCGGTCCCCGGCTCGCTGCCACTCGCCCAGCTCGAAGAGCTCGGCGTCGCGCGCGTCTCGTATGGGCCGTTCCCGCAGCGCGTCGCGCTCACTGCCCTGCAGAGCCTCGTGCGGGATGTGCACGCGGGCGGCGGCATCCCCGAGGGCACGCAACCTCTGAACTGA
- a CDS encoding GNAT family N-acetyltransferase, producing MTDPSAEPVTPPGIEIRPLTTVEEVFAASEVLAEVWGGDRGGMPPNLLRALAHSGNYAVGLYDGERVVGASVAFFAAPAERSMHSHITGVLPQYQSQGLGRVLKQHQRAWAFAREVGHITWTFDPLVARNAHFNLRVLGTRVTEYLVNQYGPMDDGVNRGDETDRLLVTWALAAPPVATPADDEVVATVAIPHDIETLRREEPTDAAAWRLRVREGFLGHLAEGLVVEGFDDERGYLFVRP from the coding sequence ATGACCGACCCCTCCGCCGAGCCCGTCACGCCGCCCGGCATCGAGATCCGGCCCCTCACGACGGTCGAGGAGGTGTTCGCGGCATCCGAGGTCCTCGCCGAGGTGTGGGGTGGAGACCGCGGCGGGATGCCGCCGAACCTCCTGCGCGCGCTCGCGCACTCGGGCAACTACGCCGTCGGCCTCTACGACGGGGAGCGGGTGGTCGGGGCATCCGTCGCCTTCTTCGCGGCGCCCGCGGAGCGCTCGATGCACTCCCACATCACCGGCGTGCTGCCGCAGTACCAGTCGCAGGGCCTCGGACGTGTGCTCAAGCAGCACCAGCGCGCCTGGGCGTTCGCACGGGAGGTGGGTCACATCACGTGGACGTTCGACCCGCTCGTCGCGCGCAACGCGCACTTCAACCTGCGGGTGCTCGGCACGCGGGTGACCGAGTATCTCGTCAACCAGTACGGACCCATGGACGACGGCGTGAACCGCGGCGACGAGACGGACCGGCTGCTCGTGACGTGGGCGCTCGCCGCGCCGCCGGTCGCCACCCCCGCCGACGACGAGGTGGTCGCGACGGTCGCGATCCCGCACGACATCGAGACGCTGCGCCGCGAAGAGCCGACGGATGCCGCGGCCTGGCGTCTGCGCGTGCGCGAGGGGTTCCTCGGGCACCTCGCCGAGGGCCTCGTCGTCGAGGGCTTCGACGACGAGCGCGGGTATCTGTTCGTCCGGCCCTGA
- a CDS encoding SDR family oxidoreductase, whose amino-acid sequence MSSAGHPGLEGRTIVVTGAGGGQGAAAALVLAAAGAQVIATDVTDTPALDLDGVDYRRLDVTDEAGWASLGRSLADDLGDEPLRGLVNNAGITHRARLGAVAREDWDRVLAVNLTGPLLGIQALAPLMGSGSSIVNIGSSAALNGHYPVAYTTSKWGLRGLTHAAATELGPRGIRVNLVHPGFIETPMTAGAPQAMREAQLALTPLERVGSADEVAQVVAFLLSDAASYLSGAEIPVDGAFTSSAGAKFMSDRIAGG is encoded by the coding sequence ATGAGCAGTGCCGGCCATCCGGGCCTCGAGGGCCGAACGATCGTCGTGACCGGGGCGGGCGGAGGGCAGGGCGCCGCCGCAGCCCTCGTGCTGGCCGCCGCCGGTGCTCAGGTCATCGCGACGGATGTGACGGATACCCCGGCCCTCGACCTCGACGGCGTCGACTACCGCCGGCTCGACGTCACGGATGAGGCTGGCTGGGCGTCCCTGGGGCGATCGCTCGCCGACGACCTCGGTGATGAGCCGCTCCGCGGGCTCGTCAACAACGCCGGTATCACCCACCGCGCACGGCTCGGCGCAGTGGCCCGCGAGGATTGGGACCGCGTGCTCGCCGTCAACCTCACGGGGCCCCTGCTCGGCATCCAGGCGCTCGCCCCGCTGATGGGGAGCGGGTCGTCGATCGTCAACATCGGCTCCTCGGCGGCGCTCAACGGGCACTACCCGGTCGCATACACGACCTCGAAATGGGGGCTTCGCGGACTGACCCACGCCGCGGCGACCGAGCTCGGGCCCCGAGGCATCCGCGTGAATCTCGTTCATCCGGGCTTCATCGAGACGCCCATGACGGCCGGTGCGCCCCAGGCGATGCGCGAGGCGCAGCTCGCCCTGACGCCGCTCGAGCGGGTGGGGTCCGCGGACGAGGTCGCGCAGGTCGTGGCGTTCCTGTTATCGGATGCCGCGTCCTACCTCTCCGGCGCCGAGATCCCCGTCGACGGCGCGTTCACGTCGTCGGCCGGCGCGAAGTTCATGTCCGACCGCATCGCCGGGGGCTGA
- a CDS encoding GMC oxidoreductase, which produces MSHIPTVAIVGSGPIGSAYARTILENDPDARVVMFEAGPQLTAIPGESVRNIADPEEKARAREMSQGPQSGAYRETLGIPAGAVVEGMFTARQGTHLLDFGGEGSAHAPTFPAVAAATNVGGQGAHWTCAIPRPAFSEKVDFIDDEEWDELITTAEGLLHAQSAAFADSPIGAAIRSILDDEFGAELPPGYGVGTLPVAGDPQPDGSMVWAGANTVLGPLIEEGTPESARFELRDLTLVRRIEHDGGRVTGVTIEDLRTKEVSFFPADAVVVAADAFRSPQLLWASGIRPRALGRYLTEHHVVITTVALDEERMGALISQEEFETELARRAVNAADPVAAVNRIPFSEPQHPLSLQVMYAENPPFQLDPSHPAAGNRWGYVNMGYGVRKHPRVEDGVTFDDDELDYRGFPNMTIEYALTDAEQPELDEAHARVRRAGAALGTFVAEPRLLPNGSSLHYMGTMRMGPADDGTSVADPWSHVWGFDNLVVGGNALIPTANTMNPTLMSVAIAVRGARRLAEELSAAPAEQVVR; this is translated from the coding sequence ATGTCGCACATCCCCACCGTCGCCATCGTCGGAAGCGGACCCATCGGGTCGGCCTACGCCCGCACGATCCTCGAGAACGACCCCGACGCGCGCGTCGTGATGTTCGAGGCCGGTCCGCAGCTCACCGCGATCCCGGGCGAGAGCGTCCGCAACATCGCCGACCCTGAGGAGAAGGCCCGCGCGCGTGAGATGTCGCAGGGTCCTCAGTCCGGCGCCTATCGCGAGACCCTCGGCATCCCGGCGGGGGCCGTGGTCGAGGGGATGTTCACCGCCCGCCAGGGCACGCACCTGCTCGACTTCGGGGGTGAGGGCTCGGCGCACGCGCCGACCTTCCCGGCCGTCGCGGCCGCGACCAACGTCGGAGGACAGGGCGCGCACTGGACGTGCGCGATCCCGCGCCCGGCCTTCAGCGAGAAGGTCGACTTCATCGACGACGAGGAGTGGGACGAACTCATCACGACCGCCGAGGGCCTGCTGCACGCGCAGAGCGCGGCGTTCGCGGACTCGCCGATCGGAGCGGCGATCCGCTCGATCCTCGACGACGAGTTCGGCGCCGAGCTGCCCCCGGGCTACGGCGTCGGCACCCTGCCGGTGGCCGGCGACCCGCAGCCCGACGGATCGATGGTGTGGGCCGGTGCGAACACGGTCCTCGGTCCGCTCATCGAGGAGGGCACCCCCGAGTCCGCCCGCTTCGAGCTGCGGGACCTCACGCTCGTGCGGCGGATCGAGCACGACGGCGGACGGGTCACGGGCGTCACGATCGAGGACCTGCGGACGAAGGAGGTCTCGTTCTTCCCGGCCGATGCCGTGGTCGTCGCCGCGGACGCCTTCCGGTCTCCGCAGCTGCTCTGGGCCTCCGGCATCCGTCCCCGCGCCCTGGGACGCTACCTCACGGAGCACCACGTCGTCATCACGACGGTCGCCCTCGACGAGGAGCGCATGGGGGCGCTGATCTCGCAGGAGGAGTTCGAGACGGAGCTCGCCCGCCGCGCGGTCAACGCCGCCGACCCGGTCGCCGCGGTGAACCGCATCCCGTTCTCGGAGCCCCAGCACCCCTTGTCGCTCCAGGTCATGTACGCCGAGAACCCGCCGTTCCAGCTCGACCCCTCGCACCCCGCTGCGGGCAACCGCTGGGGCTACGTGAACATGGGCTACGGCGTGCGCAAGCACCCGCGCGTCGAGGACGGCGTCACGTTCGACGACGACGAGCTCGACTACCGCGGCTTCCCGAACATGACGATCGAGTACGCGCTGACGGATGCCGAGCAGCCCGAGCTCGACGAGGCCCACGCGCGCGTGCGCCGTGCCGGCGCCGCGCTCGGCACGTTCGTCGCCGAGCCGAGGCTGCTGCCGAACGGCTCGAGCCTGCACTACATGGGCACGATGCGCATGGGCCCGGCCGACGACGGCACGTCGGTGGCCGACCCGTGGTCGCACGTGTGGGGCTTCGACAACCTCGTCGTCGGCGGCAACGCCCTCATCCCGACCGCGAACACGATGAACCCGACCCTCATGAGCGTCGCCATCGCGGTCCGCGGTGCTCGGCGCCTCGCAGAGGAGCTGTCCGCCGCACCGGCAGAGCAGGTCGTTCGATGA